One Manduca sexta isolate Smith_Timp_Sample1 chromosome 28, JHU_Msex_v1.0, whole genome shotgun sequence DNA window includes the following coding sequences:
- the LOC115456225 gene encoding ubiquitin-fold modifier-conjugating enzyme 1, with protein sequence MVDEGTRKTLSSIPLLQTKAGPRDKELWVNRLKEEYQALIKYVQNNKEADNDWFRLESDKTGTRWFGKCWYIHNLLKYEFDLEFDIPITYPTTAPEIALPSLDGKTAKMYRGGKICLTDHFKPLWARNVPKFGIAHAMALGLGPWLAVEIPEMIQKGVVTYKEKTEEQ encoded by the exons ATGGTAGACGAAGGTACACGAAAGACTTTGAGCAGTATTCCACTGCTGCAAACAAAAGCTGGACCGAGAGATAAGGAATTATGGGTAAATAGGTTAAAAGAAGAATACCAGGCCCTGATCAAG TACGTCCAAAACAATAAGGAAGCTGACAATGACTGGTTCCGGCTAGAGTCAGACAAGACAGGCACCCGGTGGTTCGGCAAGTGCTGGTACATACATAACCTGCTCAAGTATGAGTTTGATTTGGAGTTTGAT ATTCCAATAACATACCCCACCACAGCGCCAGAGATAGCCCTTCCAAGTCTTGATGGGAAGACAGCTAAGATGTACAGAGGAGGCAAGATCTGCCTCACGGACCACTTCAAGCCTCTGTGGGCGAGGAATGTTCCCAAATTCGGTATAGCGCATGCCATGGCTTTAGGG CTTGGTCCTTGGCTGGCGGTGGAGATTCCAGAAATGATACAGAAGGGGGTGGTCACGTACAAAGAGAAAACAGAAGAACAATAA
- the LOC115456228 gene encoding BLOC-1-related complex subunit 5: MGSEQSSVPPKKQSQRAPLVRRGHTIAVSNVQDGSKSDTTTSGNNSPGASVCSDSELPYISYTVDRPIGDSPKTLSKSARAVDKKSLQRRHTSAGSAPQRRGRRVRDIVVVKKAADEQLDEDIRRLQEIPTFLPIMRGTLGLPGARDPEVLEGLDYKPWVRLTTRLQAHLAACAHPLAAEELSLAAKIKETETEAWRIHSALVERQRNNARHAERLARAHQLAHHLSRSRSLLEQTLQDIEELNNLLPEDKRLEPFVWNEETVTSETKP, from the exons ATGGGCTCGGAGCAGTCATCAGTGCCTCCGAAGAAGCAGTCACAGAGAGCACCTCTTGTGCGTCGAGGACACACTATAGCAGTGTCTAATGTACAAG ATGGTTCTAAAAGTGACACGACGACTAGCGGTAACAACTCGCCGGGTGCGAGTGTGTGCTCTGACTCGGAATTGCCGTACATCTCTTACACTGTAGACAGACCTATAGGTG ATTCGCCAAAAACCTTGTCGAAAAGCGCCCGCGCAGTCGACAAGAAGTCCCTCCAGCGTCGCCACACGAGCGCGGGCTCGGCGCCGCAACGTCGCGGGCGGCGAGTTAGAGATATTGTGGTGGTGAAAAAAGCTGCCGACGAACAGCTTGATGAGGATATCAGGAGGTTGCAG GAAATTCCCACCTTTCTGCCCATAATGCGTGGAACACTCGGCCTGCCAGGTGCCAGAGACCCAGAAGTATTAGAAG gTCTTGACTACAAGCCTTGGGTGCGACTGACCACGCGCCTGCAAGCCCATCTTGCTGCGTGCGCACATCCTTTGGCCGCGGAGGAACTCAGCCTTGCTGCCAAAATTAAAGAG acgGAGACTGAAGCGTGGCGCATACATTCGGCACTAGTTGAACGACAGCGGAACAACGCTCGACACGCTGAAAGACTTGCGCGTGCGCACCAGCTTGCGCATCATTTGTCGCGCTCGCGCTCTTTACTGGAACAG ACATTGCAAGACATAGAGGAGTTAAACAATCTGTTACCAGAAGACAAGAGATTAGAGCCGTTCGTGTGGAACGAAGAGACAGTGACCTCGGAGACGAAACCTTGA